The following coding sequences are from one Treponema parvum window:
- a CDS encoding ABC transporter ATP-binding protein, with protein MSVAITIKDAVKKYGDAVIIKNLDLKIRQGEFFTLLGPSGCGKTTLLRMIAGFNSIEGGDFYFNDKRINDMDPGKRNIGMVFQNYAIFPHLTVRKNVEFGLTNKPQFTKQQIPSQAEKFMKLMQIDQLADRMPERLSGGQQQRVALARALCIEPDVLLMDEPLSNLDAKLRIEMRTVIKNIQHSVGITTVYVTHDQEEAMAVSDRIAVMNNGVIQHIGKPKDLYQRPANIFVATFIGRSNLLNGKLEIENDKAYFVTKCGYKAEMKNIDPKEKREQNIIISARPEELLLTSDNSAYGIKGTVDDCVFLGLNTHYFVHLSTGEEVVIIQESTIDSTIEPGTEIKLSVNTQKVNLFNEDGSKNILQGVNNDLENQ; from the coding sequence ATGAGCGTAGCTATTACTATCAAAGACGCGGTAAAAAAATACGGGGACGCCGTTATAATAAAAAATCTCGACTTGAAGATACGGCAAGGAGAGTTTTTTACACTGCTCGGCCCGTCCGGATGCGGCAAGACGACTCTTTTAAGAATGATCGCAGGTTTTAATTCCATCGAAGGCGGAGACTTTTATTTTAACGATAAAAGAATAAACGATATGGATCCGGGCAAAAGGAATATCGGAATGGTCTTTCAAAACTACGCGATTTTCCCTCACCTTACGGTGCGTAAAAACGTCGAATTCGGCCTTACGAATAAGCCCCAGTTTACAAAACAACAAATTCCGTCCCAAGCTGAAAAATTCATGAAACTCATGCAGATAGATCAACTTGCAGACAGAATGCCCGAACGGCTTTCAGGCGGTCAGCAGCAGAGAGTCGCTCTTGCGCGCGCCCTCTGCATAGAACCCGACGTGCTTTTGATGGACGAACCTCTTTCAAACTTGGACGCAAAGCTGCGCATAGAAATGCGGACGGTAATCAAAAACATCCAACACAGCGTGGGAATTACGACGGTCTACGTCACCCACGATCAAGAAGAAGCCATGGCCGTTTCCGACAGGATAGCCGTAATGAATAACGGAGTTATCCAGCACATAGGAAAACCCAAAGATCTTTATCAGCGGCCTGCAAATATCTTTGTTGCAACATTCATAGGACGATCAAATCTTCTAAACGGAAAGCTTGAAATCGAAAACGATAAAGCGTATTTTGTCACCAAGTGCGGATATAAGGCTGAAATGAAAAACATAGATCCAAAAGAAAAGCGCGAGCAAAATATCATTATTTCCGCACGGCCTGAAGAATTGCTTCTCACATCCGACAACAGCGCTTACGGGATAAAAGGAACCGTAGACGACTGCGTGTTCCTCGGCCTTAACACTCATTACTTTGTACATCTTTCCACAGGCGAAGAAGTCGTGATAATCCAAGAATCCACAATTGATTCAACCATTGAGCCAGGAACGGAAATAAAACTCTCCGTCAACACTCAAAAAGTAAATCTTTTTAACGAAGACGGCAGCAAAAACATTCTTCAAGGCGTTAATAACGATCTGGAAAACCAATAA
- a CDS encoding AbrB/MazE/SpoVT family DNA-binding domain-containing protein: MQTIVHKWGNSLGFRIPSLWAKDNDIKNGSKVEVIIEKGKIVILPQKKSLDYMLALVNEENIHSEVSTGYAVGKEEW; encoded by the coding sequence GTGCAGACTATAGTTCATAAATGGGGTAACAGTTTAGGTTTCAGAATTCCTTCGCTTTGGGCTAAAGATAATGATATAAAAAACGGCAGTAAAGTTGAAGTGATTATAGAAAAAGGAAAGATCGTTATTCTTCCGCAGAAAAAATCTCTTGATTATATGCTGGCTCTGGTAAATGAAGAGAATATACATTCGGAAGTTTCTACCGGATATGCCGTTGGTAAAGAAGAATGGTAA
- a CDS encoding sulfatase has translation MKAILVLMDSLNRNYLTCYNDKSQVLSPNISAFSKEACVFDRHFISSAPCMPARHDLLTGRPDFLERCWGPVEAYDITIPDLLKKNGIFCHIVTDHCHYMDRGGENYLQEYSTWDYIRGQEYDPWISTVSAPTVGEHYGKVFTQYERNRTAFVKETDYPTPRTFMAACDWLEKNKDEDDYFLQVEVFDPHEPFETPQKYLDAYDDTYSGPRFNCSSYDEVTEPPEAIEHLKKRYSACITMADHWFGKLITKLKDLGLYDETLIILTTDHGHLLGEHGFTGKNFMHGYNQLSNIPFMMKKPKGEGAKSRISNLSQTIDIPATLLDYFNVPAPKTMLGTSLLGLEKAKTRKEIIYGWFGGAVNVFDGKHTYFKASVREDNRPLYNYCSMPMTLLKFMGQTKRDEIEMGRFLEYTDFPVYKIPAYFPIGHFKSTKFIRESLLFDYENDWEQNFPLKDDKLEAEMQKKLVRLMKWACAPADQYIRLGLPIKE, from the coding sequence GTGAAAGCGATATTGGTCTTGATGGACAGTCTGAACAGAAATTATTTGACATGCTATAACGATAAAAGTCAAGTTTTAAGTCCCAATATAAGTGCTTTTTCAAAGGAGGCCTGTGTTTTTGACCGGCACTTTATCAGCTCGGCGCCTTGTATGCCGGCAAGACACGATCTTTTGACGGGGAGACCCGACTTTTTGGAAAGGTGCTGGGGACCGGTAGAAGCATATGATATAACGATACCGGATCTTTTAAAGAAAAACGGGATATTTTGCCATATTGTAACCGACCACTGTCATTATATGGATCGCGGCGGTGAAAACTATCTTCAAGAATACAGCACATGGGATTATATAAGAGGGCAGGAGTACGACCCGTGGATATCTACCGTTTCGGCGCCTACCGTCGGTGAACATTACGGGAAGGTTTTTACACAATACGAAAGGAACCGTACCGCCTTTGTAAAAGAGACGGACTATCCGACTCCGCGGACTTTTATGGCTGCTTGCGACTGGCTTGAAAAAAATAAAGATGAAGACGATTATTTTTTGCAGGTAGAAGTATTTGATCCTCATGAACCGTTTGAAACTCCTCAAAAATATCTTGACGCTTATGACGACACGTATTCCGGCCCTCGCTTTAATTGCTCTTCATATGATGAGGTGACCGAACCGCCCGAAGCAATAGAGCATCTTAAAAAGCGTTATTCCGCCTGCATTACGATGGCGGATCACTGGTTCGGCAAATTGATAACAAAACTGAAGGATTTGGGTCTTTATGACGAAACCCTCATAATATTAACGACGGATCACGGACACCTGCTGGGCGAACACGGCTTTACCGGCAAGAATTTTATGCACGGTTATAACCAGCTTTCCAACATACCTTTTATGATGAAAAAGCCTAAGGGCGAAGGCGCAAAGAGCCGCATAAGCAACCTTTCGCAGACGATAGATATTCCGGCGACGCTGCTTGATTATTTTAACGTACCGGCTCCCAAGACCATGCTTGGCACGTCTCTGCTCGGTCTTGAAAAGGCAAAAACAAGAAAGGAAATAATATACGGTTGGTTCGGCGGAGCCGTGAATGTTTTTGACGGGAAACATACATATTTTAAGGCGTCCGTGCGAGAAGACAACAGACCCTTATATAATTATTGCTCGATGCCGATGACGCTGCTGAAATTTATGGGACAGACGAAACGAGACGAAATAGAAATGGGGCGTTTCCTTGAATACACGGATTTTCCCGTTTATAAAATACCGGCCTATTTTCCCATAGGACATTTTAAATCGACAAAGTTTATCAGGGAGTCGCTTTTGTTCGACTATGAAAACGATTGGGAACAAAATTTCCCTTTAAAAGACGATAAACTTGAAGCTGAAATGCAAAAAAAACTTGTAAGGTTGATGAAATGGGCATGCGCTCCGGCCGATCAATATATCCGTTTGGGGTTACCCATAAAGGAATAA
- a CDS encoding sn-glycerol-1-phosphate dehydrogenase: protein MIISKLMLQRGALNEVSRAFAETFPGKKPLVIEDTNTKKVAGDYVVKKFGGCDAHVFDGSEVYADDKHVDIVRDLLLKDNDYIAVAVGAGTINDLCKRASYVAGERQYMCVATAPSVDGFTSNGASITDKGLKVTLSCPAPLLVIADPDILSCAPMPMIASGYGDLAAKVPAGADWFIADILGIEKIDRKVWEMVQPSLKEKLSSPKALKTREPSAIGAVFDGLIHTGFAMQEYFDSRPASGYDHLQSHVWEMNDSCEVDGKAASHGFKVAIGTLSSTACMEEILKLSKEDVKKQVLSYIPQTWEERQASIRQAVKVPSVQDRQIEICSKKFLEGESLKKRQQEIIEKWDLIKEKIKDQIIPFDKLKKMFSEVDCPTEPVMIGLSKEDHIYGMRVAQMMRNRYTVCDLLYETGLLDKFISIVTDPASGYFSSWR, encoded by the coding sequence ATGATTATTTCAAAACTGATGCTGCAGCGCGGAGCGCTTAACGAAGTCTCAAGGGCTTTTGCAGAAACATTTCCCGGTAAAAAACCGTTGGTAATAGAAGATACGAATACGAAAAAAGTCGCAGGCGACTATGTCGTAAAAAAATTCGGCGGATGCGATGCGCATGTTTTTGACGGATCCGAAGTTTATGCGGACGACAAACACGTGGACATTGTCCGCGATCTTCTTTTAAAAGACAATGATTATATTGCCGTGGCCGTCGGCGCGGGAACCATAAATGATTTATGCAAAAGAGCTTCTTATGTCGCGGGAGAAAGGCAATACATGTGCGTTGCCACGGCTCCTTCCGTAGATGGTTTTACAAGCAACGGGGCTTCGATTACTGATAAGGGACTTAAAGTAACGCTTTCTTGTCCTGCTCCGCTGCTCGTTATTGCGGATCCCGACATTTTGTCCTGCGCGCCCATGCCTATGATCGCATCGGGTTACGGCGATCTTGCGGCAAAGGTGCCGGCCGGCGCCGACTGGTTTATTGCGGACATTCTAGGTATAGAAAAAATCGACCGCAAAGTATGGGAAATGGTACAGCCCTCGCTTAAGGAAAAACTTTCCTCCCCGAAAGCTTTAAAGACAAGAGAACCTTCGGCGATAGGGGCGGTGTTTGACGGTCTTATTCATACGGGATTTGCGATGCAGGAATACTTTGATTCAAGACCTGCAAGCGGATACGATCACTTGCAAAGCCACGTTTGGGAAATGAATGACAGCTGCGAAGTCGACGGAAAAGCCGCTTCCCACGGATTTAAAGTTGCCATAGGAACCCTTTCAAGCACCGCCTGCATGGAAGAGATCCTTAAACTTTCAAAGGAAGACGTAAAAAAGCAAGTTTTATCCTATATCCCTCAGACATGGGAAGAAAGGCAGGCTTCGATAAGGCAGGCGGTAAAAGTTCCTTCGGTGCAGGACAGGCAGATTGAAATTTGTTCAAAGAAATTTCTTGAAGGCGAAAGTCTTAAAAAGCGCCAGCAGGAGATAATTGAAAAATGGGATCTCATAAAAGAAAAAATAAAAGACCAGATCATCCCGTTTGATAAACTGAAAAAAATGTTTTCGGAAGTGGATTGCCCTACCGAGCCTGTGATGATCGGGCTTTCCAAAGAAGATCACATTTACGGAATGCGCGTAGCGCAGATGATGAGGAACAGATACACGGTATGCGACCTCCTTTATGAAACGGGGCTTTTGGATAAATTCATATCGATCGTCACGGATCCTGCGAGCGGTTATTTTTCTTCTTGGAGATGA
- a CDS encoding SDR family NAD(P)-dependent oxidoreductase, giving the protein MDDFKNVFSFEGKTALIVGGGGIGLPIAQALMENGADIILAGTKEKKAENPLPEIAKRKHKKYFFVKVDLLDAKSCVNMVEEAALKTGRIDILVNAAGVNKLKKAEEYDDETWDYVLGINLRGLHLVTSAVGKHMIRRRYGRILSVSSVKSLIGTDQDYIAYCASKGAVNMYTKQLACEWGKYGITVNAIAPTFTRTAINSFQLDDPVFYKNLINRIPLGRICTTKDLAYAALFFCSDAAEFITGQILFVDGGLTSKQ; this is encoded by the coding sequence ATGGACGATTTTAAAAATGTTTTTTCATTTGAAGGAAAGACGGCTTTAATTGTCGGCGGAGGCGGAATAGGACTTCCCATTGCTCAAGCTCTTATGGAAAACGGCGCCGATATTATCCTTGCCGGCACAAAGGAAAAAAAAGCTGAAAATCCTTTACCGGAGATCGCGAAAAGAAAGCATAAAAAGTATTTTTTTGTAAAGGTCGATTTACTTGATGCAAAAAGCTGCGTGAACATGGTGGAAGAAGCTGCTTTGAAAACCGGGCGTATAGATATTTTGGTAAACGCGGCGGGCGTAAATAAGCTTAAAAAGGCGGAAGAATACGATGACGAGACTTGGGACTATGTTCTTGGAATAAATTTAAGAGGATTGCATTTGGTAACTTCCGCCGTGGGAAAGCATATGATCAGGCGGCGGTACGGAAGAATCCTTTCCGTGTCGTCGGTAAAGTCGTTGATCGGTACGGATCAGGATTACATCGCATATTGTGCGTCAAAGGGCGCCGTGAACATGTACACAAAACAGTTGGCTTGCGAATGGGGAAAGTACGGAATAACGGTTAACGCGATAGCGCCCACTTTTACGCGGACGGCCATAAATTCTTTTCAACTGGACGATCCTGTTTTTTATAAGAATTTGATAAACAGGATTCCATTGGGTAGAATCTGTACGACAAAAGATTTGGCCTATGCCGCCTTGTTTTTTTGCAGCGACGCGGCCGAATTTATTACGGGGCAGATTCTCTTTGTGGACGGCGGCCTAACTTCAAAACAGTGA
- a CDS encoding ABC transporter permease, with translation MANTKNIGTVKHKKMEIWTLLSIGILCVFGLYLVYPLYGLLKESIRNPQGGYTFSYFKKFFNTPYYMITIWHSFHSSIVIAFVSLLIGIPLSYFYSFYKLKGAKVLFVTSILCCMSAPFLGAYAWVMLLGRGGVITSFLRNIGIDIGSIYGFKGIVLAQSLKLFPLVFIYMNGAFKSIDNSLMEASANMGCTGFARFRKIVIALSMPTVLAAALIVFMRAFADFGTPQIIGEGYETMPVLIYDQYLGENGQDYNFAAAMSVIAIGVTALVFFVQKWTTNKFRFSINALHSVDKKDPRGIAGFFMYLYSYVIIFLAVLPQAFIIYLSFRNSKGSVFLPGFSLGNYQQAVKKLLVRSIQNTAILGVGSLAIIILIAIIIAYLVVRRGNFINNTIDTISMMPYIMPGSVIGIAMLLAFGKKPFALTGTLAIMIISLVVRRMPYTIRSTTANLMQIPMSIEDAAISLGASKMKTFFKVTVPMMSNGILAGAILSWVSIVTEVSSAIILYNNKTITLTMSSYVAIERGNYGLASAFAAILTVITGISLMFYLAISKSEDVNL, from the coding sequence ATGGCTAATACAAAAAATATCGGAACTGTTAAACACAAAAAAATGGAAATTTGGACGTTGCTGTCCATAGGCATCCTTTGCGTATTCGGTCTTTATCTTGTTTATCCTTTGTACGGACTTCTAAAAGAATCTATAAGAAATCCGCAAGGAGGATATACTTTTTCGTATTTTAAAAAATTCTTTAATACTCCTTACTATATGATTACAATCTGGCACAGTTTTCACAGCTCGATAGTGATCGCATTTGTCTCGCTGTTGATCGGTATTCCGCTTTCGTATTTTTACTCCTTTTACAAACTTAAAGGCGCAAAAGTTCTCTTTGTAACAAGCATTCTTTGCTGTATGTCGGCTCCTTTCCTCGGAGCTTATGCCTGGGTAATGCTTTTGGGACGCGGCGGAGTCATAACGAGTTTTTTGAGGAATATAGGAATCGACATAGGTTCCATTTACGGATTTAAAGGAATAGTGCTTGCGCAGTCTTTAAAACTTTTTCCTCTAGTGTTTATTTACATGAACGGAGCTTTTAAGAGCATTGATAATTCTCTTATGGAAGCGTCCGCAAACATGGGCTGTACGGGATTTGCACGATTCAGAAAAATCGTAATAGCTCTTTCCATGCCTACGGTTCTTGCCGCCGCTCTTATCGTTTTTATGAGGGCTTTCGCGGACTTCGGAACCCCACAGATAATCGGCGAAGGCTACGAAACCATGCCCGTTCTGATATATGATCAGTATTTGGGTGAAAACGGACAGGATTACAACTTTGCAGCCGCGATGTCCGTAATTGCGATCGGAGTGACGGCTTTGGTATTCTTTGTTCAAAAATGGACTACAAATAAATTCAGATTTTCCATAAACGCTCTTCATTCGGTAGATAAAAAGGACCCTAGAGGTATCGCGGGATTTTTTATGTACCTTTACAGCTACGTAATCATTTTTCTTGCAGTCCTTCCTCAGGCGTTTATAATCTATCTTTCTTTTAGAAACAGCAAAGGTTCCGTTTTTCTTCCGGGATTTTCATTGGGAAATTACCAACAGGCGGTAAAAAAACTTTTAGTACGATCCATACAGAATACGGCAATTCTCGGCGTGGGCTCTTTAGCGATAATAATTTTGATCGCCATTATCATCGCATACCTTGTTGTAAGGCGCGGCAATTTTATCAATAATACGATCGACACCATTTCCATGATGCCTTATATTATGCCCGGCTCCGTAATAGGTATTGCCATGCTGCTCGCCTTCGGAAAAAAACCTTTTGCGCTTACGGGAACTCTTGCCATAATGATAATATCTTTGGTAGTAAGGAGGATGCCTTATACTATTCGTTCCACAACGGCAAACCTAATGCAGATTCCCATGTCCATAGAAGACGCCGCAATAAGTTTGGGCGCAAGCAAAATGAAGACATTTTTTAAAGTAACGGTACCCATGATGTCAAATGGAATTCTTGCGGGAGCTATCTTAAGCTGGGTTTCCATAGTAACGGAGGTAAGTTCCGCCATCATCTTATACAACAATAAAACGATTACGCTTACGATGTCTTCGTACGTGGCGATAGAACGGGGCAACTACGGATTGGCTTCGGCGTTTGCAGCCATACTTACGGTCATAACAGGTATTTCGCTGATGTTCTATCTTGCTATAAGCAAGTCGGAAGACGTAAACCTCTGA
- a CDS encoding MmcQ/YjbR family DNA-binding protein codes for MNTREKSKFFNRKALVHRMFEDIFLHKKVILEKLAAYGFKKENSAYKYRVDILNGEFQLEVAVGEGAVPDTRLTEYVTEEEYVLYKMDIAGTFVGEVRAAVAYVLQNIADKCYETAIFKAEQTVKLIDYVRKKYGDDPEYLWEKFPANAVWRRKDNQKWYGALLTVSKRKLGIESDETAEIIDLRSEPAALEKLIDGERYFPGWHMNKKHWYTVVLNGSVPMEEICHRIDKSYLLAK; via the coding sequence ATGAATACACGGGAGAAATCGAAGTTTTTTAACAGGAAGGCGCTCGTTCATAGAATGTTTGAAGATATTTTTCTGCATAAAAAAGTAATTCTCGAAAAGCTTGCGGCATACGGTTTTAAAAAAGAAAACTCTGCATACAAGTACAGGGTCGATATTCTGAACGGAGAATTTCAGCTGGAAGTTGCTGTCGGTGAAGGAGCCGTTCCCGATACGAGGCTGACCGAATATGTCACAGAAGAGGAATATGTGCTCTATAAAATGGATATCGCCGGTACGTTTGTGGGTGAAGTCAGAGCGGCCGTTGCATATGTCCTTCAAAATATTGCCGACAAATGCTATGAAACGGCGATTTTTAAAGCTGAGCAGACTGTCAAACTCATTGACTATGTCCGCAAAAAATACGGTGATGATCCGGAATATTTATGGGAAAAATTCCCTGCCAATGCGGTATGGAGACGAAAAGATAATCAAAAATGGTATGGAGCCCTGTTGACAGTATCTAAACGCAAACTTGGTATTGAGTCCGATGAAACGGCCGAGATCATCGATCTTAGAAGCGAACCGGCGGCATTGGAAAAACTGATTGATGGCGAACGCTATTTTCCCGGCTGGCACATGAATAAAAAGCATTGGTATACCGTCGTTTTGAACGGTTCCGTTCCTATGGAAGAAATTTGTCATAGAATAGATAAAAGCTATTTACTGGCAAAGTGA
- a CDS encoding PfkB family carbohydrate kinase — translation MKFICFGEILFDIFKDSARIGGAPLNVAAHFQKLGATGTIVSAVGDDELGRSALNTVKKFGIGSEHIHISEFPTGKAEVFLVDGIADYAFNEPCAWDDIKISDELKGPFDVLCYGTLAQRSEQNRKALCRIWNTLDVPVRFFDVNIRKNFYSKEIIDQGLRHATVLKINDDEIHVIANAVDIGKKSFDETIEELFRRYPLDIILVTLGKKGSVCCTKDGKIFRQDCKDITVVDTVGAGDSLSAGFLYMILKGASLQQALAFGSTLADYVCAHQGAIPEYDEELLNKFKEFGI, via the coding sequence ATGAAATTTATCTGTTTCGGAGAAATACTTTTTGACATATTCAAAGATTCGGCGCGAATCGGAGGCGCCCCGTTAAATGTGGCTGCGCATTTTCAAAAACTCGGCGCAACGGGAACTATCGTCAGCGCGGTAGGAGATGACGAACTGGGGCGGTCGGCGTTGAACACGGTTAAAAAATTCGGAATAGGCTCCGAGCATATTCATATAAGCGAATTTCCTACCGGGAAGGCTGAAGTTTTTCTTGTTGACGGAATAGCCGACTACGCTTTTAACGAGCCGTGCGCTTGGGACGACATAAAAATTTCCGATGAGCTAAAAGGGCCGTTCGACGTTTTATGTTACGGAACTCTTGCACAACGCAGCGAACAAAACCGAAAAGCCCTTTGCCGAATATGGAACACTCTCGACGTCCCCGTAAGATTTTTCGACGTAAATATCCGTAAAAATTTTTACAGCAAGGAAATAATCGATCAAGGGCTTCGTCACGCCACAGTCCTTAAAATTAATGATGACGAAATTCACGTTATAGCAAACGCCGTAGACATCGGTAAAAAGAGTTTCGATGAAACGATAGAGGAGCTTTTTCGCCGATACCCGCTCGATATAATCTTAGTAACTCTCGGAAAAAAAGGTTCGGTTTGCTGTACAAAGGATGGAAAAATTTTCCGGCAGGACTGTAAAGACATAACCGTCGTAGATACGGTCGGCGCCGGAGACAGTTTGTCCGCCGGTTTTCTGTACATGATTCTTAAAGGCGCTTCTTTACAACAGGCGCTGGCCTTCGGATCAACCCTTGCGGATTATGTCTGCGCGCATCAGGGCGCAATTCCCGAATACGACGAAGAGCTTTTAAATAAATTTAAAGAATTCGGTATTTAA
- the mscL gene encoding large conductance mechanosensitive channel protein MscL → MEAKKIGTNVKNTLTDFKKFISKGNIIDLSLGVVIGTAFGKITTSLVNDVIMPIIGIIIGGINFQDLVFKYGDAVIGYGKFIQSIIDFLIIAACVFVFTKIFSKFKAKEEAKPASPAPNIVLLESIRDELIKLNEKK, encoded by the coding sequence ATGGAAGCAAAAAAAATAGGTACAAATGTTAAAAACACCCTTACGGATTTTAAAAAATTCATCAGCAAAGGAAACATCATCGATTTATCTTTAGGCGTCGTGATAGGTACCGCCTTCGGAAAAATCACTACATCTTTAGTAAACGACGTCATTATGCCCATCATCGGTATAATTATCGGAGGAATAAATTTTCAAGACCTGGTATTTAAATACGGCGACGCCGTTATCGGTTACGGCAAATTCATTCAAAGCATTATTGACTTTTTAATCATAGCCGCCTGTGTGTTTGTCTTCACTAAGATATTCAGCAAATTTAAAGCAAAAGAAGAAGCAAAGCCCGCATCTCCGGCTCCGAATATCGTATTGCTCGAGTCTATAAGAGACGAACTGATAAAATTGAACGAAAAAAAGTAA
- a CDS encoding ClbS/DfsB family four-helix bundle protein codes for MPRPKTKSDLILAANAQFAKLWELIGGMSEEEKCADIFPNERDKNVRDVLVHLYEWHCLLLNWIKSNASGKSVAFLPEPYNWKTYPAMNVGFWKKHRGTPYVDAEQMLKKTHKDVMSLIETFSDDKLFSKGAFDWTGTTTLGSYCVSATSSHYDWAIKCLKKALKKHRET; via the coding sequence ATGCCCAGACCTAAAACCAAATCCGATTTAATTTTGGCGGCGAACGCGCAATTTGCAAAGCTGTGGGAACTGATCGGCGGAATGAGCGAAGAAGAAAAGTGCGCCGACATTTTCCCGAACGAGCGCGATAAAAACGTGCGCGATGTGTTGGTTCATCTTTATGAATGGCACTGTCTTTTACTCAATTGGATAAAGTCGAATGCGAGCGGGAAATCCGTCGCATTTTTGCCTGAGCCCTATAATTGGAAAACCTATCCTGCAATGAACGTTGGGTTTTGGAAAAAGCATCGGGGAACGCCGTATGTCGACGCGGAACAAATGCTAAAAAAGACGCATAAAGACGTCATGTCGCTTATCGAAACGTTTTCAGATGACAAACTTTTTTCAAAGGGCGCCTTCGATTGGACGGGCACGACGACGCTCGGCAGCTACTGTGTTTCCGCAACGTCTAGCCATTACGATTGGGCGATAAAGTGCTTAAAAAAAGCGCTGAAAAAACACAGAGAAACGTAA
- the mazF gene encoding endoribonuclease MazF, giving the protein MVNSNYVPEKGDLVWLDFDPQTGHEQKGRRPAICISHKSYNQKIGLALFCPITSRIKGYPFEIVLNQHSINGCILSDQIKNLDWKQRSCDFIEKAADEEIDSVVQNIKLMIE; this is encoded by the coding sequence ATGGTAAATTCAAATTATGTTCCTGAAAAAGGAGATCTGGTCTGGCTTGATTTTGATCCTCAAACAGGACATGAGCAGAAAGGCCGCCGTCCTGCAATTTGTATTTCTCATAAAAGCTATAATCAAAAAATCGGACTTGCTTTATTCTGTCCGATTACGAGCCGTATAAAGGGGTATCCTTTTGAGATCGTGTTGAATCAACATTCTATAAACGGATGCATATTAAGCGATCAGATAAAAAACCTTGATTGGAAACAAAGAAGTTGCGATTTCATAGAAAAAGCAGCAGATGAAGAAATTGATTCCGTAGTTCAAAATATAAAATTGATGATTGAATGA
- a CDS encoding extracellular solute-binding protein, which translates to MKKLLTVILTLFFAGALVFAAGDKDTSSQKDSSGLGTKLVLYSSMTEFDLEALLSCFNEKYPNINVEVVSGAAGEFVARIKAEANNPQGDVTWGGLCDSDGDRYSDLFEHWVSDETKYAMEGYSTPNGFYSMDHLSTVCFCVNTELEAKLGMKITSYADLLDPRLKGKIVLSNPNSSSAAWNNLCNIFSVFGYDTPEAWNYMEKLMANLIVVKSSSVCFNSVHDGEYVVGLTYEDGAVKLLQNGAKNIRVQYPDEGTSAAAYGVAVIKNAPHMAAAKAFADFICSAEGQTAVAKYMEGTLRLTNRNYKIPSGAWLKASSDIKWVNRPVKKVTDGKTAMLDKWNTLWARISK; encoded by the coding sequence ATGAAAAAATTATTAACTGTCATATTGACATTATTCTTTGCGGGTGCGCTTGTTTTCGCCGCGGGTGACAAAGATACTTCTTCACAGAAGGATTCTTCAGGGCTTGGGACAAAGCTCGTTCTTTACTCTTCAATGACGGAATTCGATCTTGAAGCTCTTCTTTCATGTTTTAATGAAAAGTATCCCAACATCAATGTCGAAGTTGTGAGCGGAGCCGCAGGTGAATTTGTTGCAAGGATCAAGGCCGAAGCCAATAATCCCCAGGGAGACGTTACTTGGGGCGGGCTGTGCGATTCCGACGGAGACAGATATTCGGATCTTTTCGAGCACTGGGTTTCCGATGAAACAAAATATGCGATGGAAGGTTATTCTACCCCGAACGGATTTTATTCTATGGATCACCTTTCAACCGTGTGTTTTTGCGTTAACACCGAATTGGAAGCAAAACTCGGTATGAAGATCACTTCTTATGCGGACCTTCTTGACCCGAGACTCAAAGGAAAGATAGTCCTTTCCAACCCGAACAGCTCTTCCGCCGCATGGAATAACTTATGCAATATTTTTTCCGTATTCGGCTATGACACTCCGGAAGCATGGAATTATATGGAAAAACTTATGGCCAACTTAATCGTCGTAAAATCATCGTCCGTATGCTTCAATTCCGTACATGACGGAGAATACGTCGTCGGTCTTACATACGAAGACGGCGCCGTAAAACTTTTGCAAAACGGAGCTAAAAACATCCGCGTTCAGTACCCCGACGAAGGAACTTCCGCCGCCGCATACGGTGTTGCGGTCATTAAAAACGCGCCTCACATGGCGGCTGCCAAAGCCTTTGCGGATTTTATCTGCTCGGCGGAAGGACAAACCGCAGTTGCAAAATACATGGAAGGTACCTTACGCCTTACAAACCGCAACTACAAGATTCCTTCAGGCGCATGGCTTAAGGCTTCTTCCGATATAAAATGGGTAAACCGCCCCGTAAAAAAAGTAACCGACGGCAAAACCGCGATGCTCGACAAATGGAACACCCTTTGGGCTAGAATAAGCAAATAA